Genomic window (Thermanaeromonas sp. C210):
CAGTATCTTTTCCGCCAGGTCATCCAGCTCCTCGATAGACAAAGTCTTTATCTTCCCTTCCACTTCTGAAGAAACGCTGCCCAGGCGTTTTCTTAACAGCCTCATGATTATTTCCTGCCTGCCTTCCTGCCTGCCTTCCTGCCTGCCTTCTTGTCTGCCTTCTTCTCGCCCTTCCTCCCGTCCTTTTTGCCAGCCTTCCTGGCGGCCTACCTCCCAGCCTTCCCGGCGTCCTGCCTCCCAGCCTTCCTGGCGTCCCTTCAAATGCCAGGATGTGGTTATTTCCATAACCCTTTGCACCTCCTCGGGTTGAAGTTCTTCCGCCAACTTCTCTTGCAGAGCTTTTTCTTCTTCGTCGTCCAGAACCAGATAACTTTCAAAAAAGGCGGTTATCAGTTCCATCTTGGCCGGGTCCAAATGCATCCGGGTCAACAGGCGCAAAAACTCGATCTTTACCTGTACCCGTTCCCGGGGAGAATAGTTCATCTTGCTTAACAGCGCCGCCGCTACCGGGTTGTTGCTATTTATGTACTGCCGCCACGAAAGTCGCTTGAGCTGGATCTTGTAAAACTCAAACTGCAGAACCTTGAGAAAAGGAAACTCTACTTCGTGCCGGTTGGTTTCTTCTGCCTTGCTCTCATGGGCAAAAACGGCTATCGGCAGCACCTTTTTCTGGTGCTTCTCGTAAAGCCGGCTGAAATAAATGAACATGCGCCGGGCAAAGTCGGCCTGCCGGTAGGCCTGGGGCTCAATATGTACCAGGACGTACCCGTCTTCCCCTTTTACTTTGACTTCCGCCAGGATATCCACGTAGTGCTTCTCGCCAGCGGTAATATCTGTTATAATTTCCTGGCTTAAAAATCTGGTGTCCGAATAGTCGATTAAAGCATGGGCTTCAGGGAAAAAGAGTTCCATAAATTCCCGGAAAAAGGTGGTCAGTAGTTCCTTAAAAAGGCGGTCGTGATCCACGGGCATCGCCGGTTTCTCCTGTTTTTCTTTATTTTACCTGAAGAGGGCCAGGCTGAGCAAGAAGTGGTTATTTTTAGATCAGACCGCACGGGGGATAAGGAGCTGGCCGGGGCGGTCGAAAAACGTCTTTTGGGTGAATTTTTCCGCCAGGTCATCCAGCTCCTCCACGGACAAAGTCTTTATCTTGCCTTACACTTCTGAAGAAACACTGCTCAGGCGTTTCCTTAACAGAAACGGGTTATGTTTATAGAGAACTCGCTCCCCGCGTGCCGAGCGACATTCTGGTTTACACGCCGGAAGAATGGCAACGGATGCAGGACCGTCCCTTTATCCGACGGGCTTTAGCGGAGGGGAAAATACTCTATGAGAAGAGCACCCGCTGAAGAGGGGCGCAGGTGGCTGGATCAGGCCAGAGAAGAGCTGTGTCTATTAGACGGAGTGGGTACGGAGAGGGTAGGGGGGTAGTACCGGAAGAATTAAGTACAGCTTAACCGCCGGGTCGAAGCAAAGGGCTTATTTTGGGGTGATCCCACATCAGACGAAGGGCCGGAGGACAAAGTGTGCCGGCCTAAGGCCCTGCTTTTGCCTTTCCCGATGGGATACGGTGGGGCACCGCCGGGTCCCTGCCGGCTGCGAAGTTGGCCCCTTCTTTCAGCCCCTGCTAGAATGAGGGGCGAAAGGAGGTGAGCCCCATGGCCAAGGTAACGGCCCCCCTAATGTCCATGGATGCCAGCGGTACCCTGGGCAAGGCCCTCGTGTTTGCCAAATGGAAGGGGATCAATTACGCCCGGCGCTACGTTGTGCCCATGAACCCCAATACGGAGAACCAGGAGAGGGTACGCAGCTACTTTGCCCAGGCCATTGCCGGCTGGCAGGCCGAAACTCCGGAGACCAAGGCCTTGTGGAATGCAGCCGTGCGCGGCCGGCCGCTGACCGGGCTGAACTACTACCTGTCCCGCTACGTC
Coding sequences:
- a CDS encoding DUF4351 domain-containing protein, with product MPVDHDRLFKELLTTFFREFMELFFPEAHALIDYSDTRFLSQEIITDITAGEKHYVDILAEVKVKGEDGYVLVHIEPQAYRQADFARRMFIYFSRLYEKHQKKVLPIAVFAHESKAEETNRHEVEFPFLKVLQFEFYKIQLKRLSWRQYINSNNPVAAALLSKMNYSPRERVQVKIEFLRLLTRMHLDPAKMELITAFFESYLVLDDEEEKALQEKLAEELQPEEVQRVMEITTSWHLKGRQEGWEAGRREGWEVGRQEGWQKGREEGREEGRQEGRQEGRQEGRQEIIMRLLRKRLGSVSSEVEGKIKTLSIEELDDLAEKILDITSEDELLKILALKH